The DNA window TAGTAGCTATAAAGATACATTTAAGAATATTGATATTTCTACAAATGGTGAGATATCAATCGTCAGTGGCTCTGAAAATAATACTATTAGACAAATATTGAATGGTTCAAAATTAGAGAATCGATTTTTACCAGCAAACCTTGACCTTAGAAGAACCTTAACAGATGGCATTTCTTATAACAATTATTCTTCAATATACTCATTATCTTTAGATGAGATAAACAAAGACACATCTGAGTCAATGTTAAAAGATCAAACGCAAGTTGAATATATCTTTGGCGCATTACAAGCTAAGACATCAGTTTCACCCGCACTATTGATCAAGACAATTAAAGAAAAATGTGAATCTTTGTTCCTAGAAAATGCTACAGCTAAAAAAGAAATCAATATCGTATTGAAAAAGATTGATGAAAATAAAAAAGAACTTAAAGCACTAAAAACCGATTCAAAACTATCAAATGATCTTGAAGGTGCTATTGCACAATTAAATATAGAACGTATTGAAACTAGATCTGAAGCAGACTCCATAGAACTAGAGATTAAAAATCTTAAATCTATGATTGATAATATTGAAATATACACGAAATTTAATGAATTAAAAGCAATTTCTCCACAGCCATATAACGAAAAATTGGTTGATGAGGTAAACGACATCGATGTATTATTAAAACAATCAAAACATTTAATTACTGATGAAAAAGATTTAGATACTTTAGAAAATGAGAAACAGAGCCAGCTAAAAGATCTTGAGCAAATATCATTACGTTTAAAAGAAACACTCGATCCAGATGATACAACTACATATCTTGTTTCTCAAGAATTTGAAGCTGTAATAGAAGATCAAATTTTATCACGATCATCAAATAAGTCGATTTTAGAAAATTTAAAAAATGAAATAAGTAATTTGTCGAGCAAAATAGAACTCTCTAATAAACAATTAGAAAAATATGCTGCAGAGTCGAAAATTCAAATTAAAGAAAATACCAATGATACAAGTACTTTTGAGAAGAAATCATACAAGAATACGAACACTATAATTGCATCCATATTATTCACATCTTTAATAGGTGCTGGATTTATGTTTAAAAATATTACAATAAGTGCCGTTGGAGCGACAGCATTATTTGCAACCATAATTGGATATCTACTTTCATCTAAAAATGCGATTAAGTCAAATTCACCAATAGAAGTTATAACAACATCTATAAATCCAACTTTAAGCCAGGTTGACCATCTTCAAATAGAAATTGAACATAACAAACAATTACTTTCATTAAAAAAACTTGAACAGGTGAAATTACTCGAAGATATCAAAATTGGAAGTAGTACATATGGTAATAGCTGCTTAAAAGCAGGTTTTAAAGAGAAAATTGAACCAAATCATGTTCAAAAATATATTAAAGATTTCAATTCATTAACAACTATAAATATTCAAATAGATAAAACTATAAATTCAATCAAAAGACTGACTTCGAAATTCGATAGCTTTTATTCCACAATAAACGATTTAGCTGAACGATCAGATTACAGAAAAGAAAATGATATTTCTTTTCTATCTATTACTCATGCGCAAAATTGGCTAGATACATTAAATGGCATTGCAAAGCAACAAAAAGAATTGAAATCACAAGCAGATGTTCATAATACTAAAATGGAAAAACTCGAAAATCAATTATTGGAGAATTTCACTACATTAGAAAATGCTAAACGTGTTTTTATAGGACAATCATCTGAAAGTTTACTTTCTAATCTCTCGGATGCAAATTTTGAAAATGCACAAATAAAAGAAAAAGTAGATGAAATATCTCAATCAATTGGAACATTGAGTGAAAAACAAGAAGTTTTAAATAAATCGACACTTATTCAAGATCTCTATTTAATTCAAGAAGAATTAGTAAGCGAATTACGCCACTTGCATAATAAATATAAGCTTGCTTATATTAGTTCCAAAGTATGTGAGTCTGCTTTTAATAAATGGCAAGAAAACTTTCAACCAGAGGTTACTAAAAAAGCATCAGAACTATTTTCAAAAATGACAAATTCCAAATGGGAATCTATACAAACAGATATTGAAAATATTAGCCAATCAAAGTCACAACAAAGTTTATTTAATGCCAGAAACGCCAAATCAATACTAGATAGCAACAAGCTTTCAAGGGGAGCTAGTGAACAACTTTATTTAGCTTTTCGCTTAGCCGTTATGCAAACCAATAAACGTGCTCCTTTTATACCCGCGATGTTTGATGATATTGCCGTAAATTTCGATAAAACACGATTTAAATCTATTGTGCCAATTATTAACGAGATCGCAGAAAAACGTCAAATATTTTACTTTACGTGCCATGAATGGGTTCGTGACTCACTATTAACAAATACAGACGCAAAACTCTTCACCTTAACCTAAGCTATATCAAGACAAACATAGGTGAGTACAGTCGCAGCAATCTAAGTTCGTATAACATAGACATATGGAAAATAGTAAAACTGAAAACGGCCAACAGAATATAAATCCTGAATTCGAGGCACTAATACCACCAGGATTACAAGAACAATTAGATGCTCCAAGCTATCAAGGTATGTTGAGTTTCGGAAAATTTCCTTACCTTACAGAGCCTGAACAACTTGATGCATTCAAACCAGATGTTGCAATAGTTGGAGCGCCTTATGATGACAATACATCAAATCGGCCAGGTGCAAGATTCGGTCCACAAGCAATTAGAGCAAGAGCATATCATCCTGGTACTTTTAACATAGACCTAGAGATTGAGCTATTTGAGAAACTCAAATGTGTAGATTACGCAGATGCAATATGCCAAGCTGGAATGTGGGAATATTCACGCAAAGCAATATTTGATCGTGTATTAGAAGTAGCAAATAGAAATATCTTCCCAATAACAATTGGTGGTGACCACTCAATAGTAAACCCAGCATTTAGTGCAATAGCTGAAAAATATGGTAAAGGAAAAGTCGGTATAATTCATTTTGATGCACACGCAGATACAGGCAATATAGTCGATGGAAATCTTTGTAGTCATGGAACGCCCATGAGGCGACTCATTGAATCTGGTGCTGTAAAAGGAGAGAACTTTATACAGGTAGGACTGCGTGGTTATTGGCCAGGTACTGAAGAATTTCAATGGATGAAGGACCAAGGTATGAGATGGCATACTATGGAAGAAGTGTTCAAAGATGGCATACAAAAGGTAATTAGTCAAGCATTAGAAGAAGCAAAACAAGGTACAGAATTCTTATATATGTCAGTAGACATAGATGTATTAGACCCAGGATTTGCACCAGCAACAGGAACCCCAGCTCCCGGTGGAATGACTCCGCTTGAACTATTAAAAACTGTTAGACGAATTGCTCTGGAAACAAACTTAGTAGGCATGGACTTAGTAGAGGTATCGCCACCCTATGACTGGGCTGATGTAACTATTAATAATGCTCATGGAGTTATATGGGAAGTACTCTCAGGTCTCGCCTATAAAAAAATAAATTCGAAATAATCAAATGGGATTACACGACTTTAATGAAGATACAGCAGAGCTTGCAGAACGAATATTAAAATTTACTTTAGAGAGACTAAAGCAAGACCCGCCGTCTCTCGGCGGGCCAGTTCCACCAGAAATACTTTTACCAAAATTTAATGGAGTAATTACAAATAAAGGACTTGGTGGAAATAAAGCATTTAACTTTTTTGAAAATATAGTTCAACCTGCAACAATATCTACTGATCACCCTAGATATTTAGCTTTCGTAACCAATGCACCGTCAAACACAGCATCACTTTTTGATTTAGTCGTATCAGCATGCTCCATGTACGGTGGCACTTGGCTTGAGGGATCGGGAGTAGTAGCTGCTGAGAATCAAGCATTGCGTTTTATCATGGACATGGTGGGTTATCCAGAAAGCGCTGCTGGTGTTTTTGTTTCTGGAGGAACCGCCGCAAATCTATCTGCACTTATTGCTGCAAGACATTGGTTTCGAAGAGTGCATCCAGAAATGGAAAAGGTTAGATTAGCATTAGCGTGTGCACCAAGTGCACACACCTCAATCAAACATGCAGCCCAAGCTATGGATGTAGATTTACTTGAGATTCCTGGTGATGAATATAATAGACTTACTCCTGAAAATCTTCAAGCAGCACTAAATTCATATTCAAAAGAAGATAGGGATCGACTCTTTTGCGTTGTTGCAACTGCCGGTGCAACAAATACTGGTTATGTAGACGAACTAAATCAAACAGGAAAAATAGCATATGATATCGACGTTTGGTTTCATGTTGATGGCGCATACGGTGGTGCTGGTATGTTATGTGAATCCACAGCACCGTTATTTGAAGGTGTGACACAAGCCGATAGTTTTGTTGTAGATCCACATAAGTGGTTGTTCTCACCATATGATTGTGCAGCACTTATATATAAAGACCCACTAGATGCACGTCTTGCACACGCTCAACACGCAGAATATTTAGATGTTGTAAATGATACAGTTGAATTTAATCCTTCCGACTATGCACATCATTTGACAAGACGTGCGCGTGGATTGCCGCTTTGGTTCGCACTTGCAGTTCACGGTACCGATGCATTTTCAACAGCTGTAACGACATGTGTTGATGTAAGCAATGAAGGCGGGGAACTAATAAGGAAATCTGACCATCTCGAGTTAGTGATTGAGCCACAATTGAGCGTGATCTTATTTAGAAGAAAAGGTTGGACTGGGCAAGATTACACTTCTTGGTGTAATACTTTGTTAGAAAATGAATTTGCATTCATAGTACCGACATCATTTAACGGCGAGACTGTTATACGTCTATGTATAACAAATCCGAATACAACAGTTAAAGATTTAGAGTTGATAATTGATTCATTAGCTTAAAGCCTGTCAAGTACACGAGACAGAAATAATTTTGTTCTCTCATTTTTTGGATTAGTGAATATATCCTCTGGGTCACCTTGTTCAACCACTACTCCATCATCCATAAATACTACCCGGTCTGCAACGCCTCGAGCGAAGTCCATTTCATGAGTTACCACAACCATAGTCATACCTTCATTAGCGAGTTTTCGCATAACTTGTAAAACGTCACCAACTAATTCTGGATCAAGCGCAGATGTCACTTCATCAAATAACATTATGTCAGGCTTCATTGCCAATGATCGTGCAATGGCGACACGTTGTTGCTGTCCACCAGAAAGCGATGCTGGAAACATGTCGATCTTATCACTCAGTCCAACATCTTTTAATACACTCAAAGCGATCTTTCGAGCCTGAACTTTGCTCATATCTTTTACTTTTACTAGCGCTAAGGTAACATTTTTGATGACTGTCATATGAGGAAATAAATTGAAATGTTGAAACACCATACCCACGTTAGTACGAAGTTTATTTATCTCTTTTTTATTTATTTTTGAAACCGCTTTACCTAAGACGGTGATTTCACCTGTTGATATTTCTTCTAGCTGTGTAATACATCTCAATAAGGTTGATTTACCAGAACCAGAAGGTCCTATTATACAAACAACTTCTCCTCGAGTAACATTAAAATTAATATCTTTTAATACGACCTTGTCACCAAAAGATTTAGCAACATTTTCAAACTTTATTACAACTTCATCACTCATCGTGTACCTGCTTTCGCACGACGCTCAAAAAATGCCACAAGTTGAAGTAGAGGGATAGTAATTAAAAGATAACAAATACCCGCTGCAATTAGTGGCGTTGTATTTGCGAGTTGATTAGTAGCATCACGTGCAAACTTTGTTAATTCTCTACCACCAACTTCTACTCCTAAAACAGAAACTAAAGAAGTATCTTTAAATAGTAATGCAAGTTCATTTGTCAGTGGACCAACAATTGTCCGAAAAGCTTGTGGCAAAACAACTTTTTTCATCGTCTGAGTATTCGACATACCCAGTGAACGGGCAGCCTCAGCTTGGCCACGTGGGACTGATTCAATACCCGCACGAATTGTTTCTGCCATATACGCGCCAGCTACCAATGATAGCGCCAATGCACCAGGTATGTACTTCGTACCATCTCGACCAAATGGCCAAAGATTATTAAAAAAACTTAAAGGACCAGGAAAATTTAAGTTATATTCTTTAAATAGGATAGGGAAACCTAAACCGATCACAATCATTATTAGCAACAAAGGTAGGCCGCGAATAAAATCGATAAAAGTTGCAGAAGGCCATCTCAAATATTTCTTTTTGGAAGTACGCATTAAGGCTAAGAACAGACCAAATGAAAGCCCCCCAATAAAAGCTATAGTCGTAAAAACAATAGTATTTCTTGCAGCTTCTAAGAATATTTCGGGGAAAACCTTTTTGAATATACGTAGAGAAAAAAATTCATCAAGTATCCCCTCAACTCCGCCAGCGGCAAGTCTTGGATACAAAATAAGCTGGTGTGCAATCATATTACACACCAGCTTATTGTAATTTAACTAAAATTGATGGTTCTTAGTTAGTACCTAAGTATTTAGCAACGATTTTATCGTAAGTATCATTACTCTTTAACTTTTTCAAAGATACATTTATGGCTTTAGTAAGTTCAGGATTATCCTTAGAAATTACAAATCCATAACCCTCATCACCTTCGAACTTTTTAGTTACAGTTGCAGAACCATTCGTAGTTGACTCATATGCGTTAATTGGATAATCTTGGATCACACCATCAATCGAACCTGCACGTAAAGCGCTTAAAAGCTCATCCGCACCAGTAAATTCTTTGACTGTATAGCCATCTTTTTCTGATGATTCTTTTGCAAAATCGGCTCCTGTAGTTTCACTTTGAACGCCAATTACTTTTCCAGATAATTTATCAAGATCTGTCAAGGTTTCTGTATCTTTATTATTAACTAGTAAAGACTGTGTGATTGTGAAATAAGAATCAGAAAAATCATTTGACATTTTCCTCTCATCTGTTATAGAAACAGAAGATGCAACTACGTCGCACTTACCAGCTTTTAATTGAGCAAATATTGAATCGAAATCAGTATCGACGAATTTTGCTTCAAGAGAATTGTCTTTAGCTATAGCTGAAATTAAATCAGCATCAATACCAACAACATCTTTACCATCTAAAAATTCAAATGGAGCATATGGAATGTCAGAACAGATTGTCAGTTTTCCAGCCTCTACTGTTGATAGACCTTCAGTAGTTTTTTTCTCTTCTTTCTTAGAACATGCTGTAAAAACTAATGTACAGACAATAGTCAGCGAAATTATCGTTAATATTTTTTTCATTGTACCCCCTAGGTTTAATACAATGACTCTAGTGCTTTTAAAGCATGGATGCACGAAGTTCTATTTTGTTTAGGGTACACAACAAAACTGTGGATAACTCTGCTAAAAAGGATAAAGCTACGTTTTAAATGAATTCGACGCCTTGAGCCAATGGTAATGAATCTGAATAATTAATTGTATTGGTGGTTCTTCTCATATAAGCCTTCCATGCATCTGAACCAGATTCACGCCCACCGCCAGTCTGTTTTTCGCCGCCAAAAGCACCACCGATTTCAGCACCACTTGGACCAATGTTCACATTTACAATCCCACAATCAGAACCAACTGGTGACATGAACAATTCCGCTTCTTTAATATTTGTTGTAAATATGGATGACGATAGACCTTGCGGAACTTTATTATTTAACTCAATAGCTTCTTCAATATCACAATATGTGATAGTACTTAAAAGTGGAGCAAATGTTTCATGATCTAAATCTATAATGTGAGATTCCATTTTTATAATGGCTGGCATTCGATAATATGCATCTGGATAAACAGCATCGAACATACGCTCACCCCCAACAACTACTTGTCCGTTATTGCTTAAATTATCTATTGCTAATTCCATAGCTTGAGAAGAATTGCTTTCTATTAAAGGACCAATCAAAGTATCTGAATTAAGAGGATTACCAATTTTTAAACTTGCATATGCTTTTTTTACTTTTTCCATCAATTTCTCAAAAATTGATTCATGAACAATTAGTCTACGCAATGTTGTACAACGCTGGCCTGCAGTACCTGCTGCCGAAAACACAATTGCTCGCGTTGCTAATTCAATATCTGCACTTGGAGTAACAATCATCGCATTATTACCACCGAGCTCTAAAAGAATTTTTCCAAAACGTTCATTAACAATTTTACTAAGAGCAGCACCGGCAAGAGTTGAACCAGTCACACTTAAGAGTGCTATATCTACATGACTCGCAATAGTATTGGCTGCATCAATTCCACCTAGAACCAGTTGACAAACATTCTCATCAATTCCTACTTCTTTTGCGGCTCGCTTTGCTAATTCATAAATCGCAATGGCACTAACAACGCATTTATCAGAAGGTTTAAATACGACCGGGTCACCACAAATAAATGCTAGTGCAGCATTCCACGCAAATACAGCGACAGGAAAATTAAAAGCTGTAACAATACCAACAACACCAAGTGGCAAATACGTTTCACGCATTGAATGCATAGGTCGCTCACTTGCAATTACCTTTCCGAAGAGTTGTCTTGATTGACCTAGTGCTAAATCACATATATCAATCATTTCCTGCACTTCGCCTAAACCTTCACTTAAAATTTTTCCAGCATCAACACTAACTAGAAAACCTAATTCGTTTTTATATTCTCTAAGTAGATTTCCGTAGATTCTTACAAACTCACCGCGTTTTGGTGCCGGGATCATTGCATATTCTTTATAGTAACTTTTTGCATCAGAAATTTTTTCTTTAATTTCGTCTATCGTTGTAGCAGATATAGAACCATAAACCTCACCGGTAATTGGAGTTCTTAAATTTATTCGAGAATCATCTATTTTCTCTGAGCTACTAAAACCATAGCTATTGATCTTTATTGACAATATATCTAATACTCGAAAGACTTCGTCTGAAATATCTCCTGTATTCGGAATATCAGTACCTATAATTTTGTCACTTAACTTAAACATAAATTTCCACTACTCTCCTGTTATAAAATCTATTGACGAATGACCGAGAATATTTTCTGGGTCACAGAATATTTTTAAACTTCTCGTTAACAACTTATCAACTTTGGGGATATATTCGTGATAATAATCAGAATTTAGTGCACCTAATCCATGTTCTGCCGAAAAACTCCCGCCATAAAAATTGGTTAAATCATTAACTACTCTTCTTATCTTCTTTACATCTTCGTCAGAAAAATCGACATCACTTAAAGACTTTGGAATAGCAATATTCATATGTATTCCACCATCTCCAACGTGACCGAAATCACATATGACAAGGTCTGGATATATTTTAGAAATTTCTTTATGAATACTTGTTCTAAGTTTAAAAAATTTATCTTTGGTTGTTGATATATCACATGTAATGAGTTTCCTAGAAAAATTTCTCACAGATTCAGAAAAACTATGTCTAATTTCCCACGTTTTTGATGAATCTAAGTTCAAAGCATCATCTACTAAACCTAATTCTACAAGTTTAGCTAAAATTTCTTCACCCTTATTTTTGATATCATCATTTTCTAATGTAGTAGCGAACTCTACAAATAAAACATCAACTTGATCTTTTACATAAGGTATAACAATTTTAGAATTTAATTCTGAATAATTTTCATTTGTTGCCTTTAAAACATTTGAGCTAACCATCTCACAAGCGACTAATAAATCACCACTTATACTTTCAAGTTTATTAACTAATAAAGCAGTATTTTCATCATTTGATAGTGGAATCCAATAAGTAGTTGATGCTTTTTCTATTGGAAAGACTTTCAAGGCAACTGAAGTTATAAAACCTAGTTGACCAAATGACCCACAGAATGATTGTGTAAAGTTCAACGAAGAATTATCTTTTATAGGTCTTTGTAATGAATCATAAACACTTAGATCGACATCCGCTAATACTACTTGGATACCTTTCATTAAAGATCGAAAATCACCATGACGCAATACAGATGAACCTCCAATATTTGTTGATGCCATAGCCCCAACCATAGGGTCAGAACTTACATTAACAGGTAAAAAATAGCCGAATGTTTTTAAATATTCATTAACTTCACTTAACAAGAACCCAGCATCAACAATCAACCTTTGATCCTGAACGTTAATTTTCATGTTCGAACGGTATTTTTCAAATGATACTATTACAGAGTTTTCACTATTTTCTTTACTTGGTACTGATGCATCAACAAGTCCAGTACGCGCACCTTGAGGTAGCAATCTATAACACTCGTTTTTAGCCCAAGTAATAGTTTTTTGAATATGCTCAATAGATTCAGGAAATACAATTGCTATTGCTGATCCAATTTTGCCTCTCCAGGGTTCAAAATAGCGCTCTGGAATATCTTCACCAATAATGCACTGCTGGCCCGTTATGGCACAAAGTTCATTAAACGCGTTTTGGTCAGTCATATTTACTATCATCGTCTCTATAGATTAAGAAATAAAGCCCTTAAAGCTTTTGTTCTAACTAGTCGAAATCATACTCATAATTCTAGGATAAAACACTGATAGTAAGGGGAGAAAATGCAAGGCAGTATTAAGAAAATAGCTGTAGTCGGTCTCGGCAAGGTTGGTAGTTTAGTTGCTAGTTTGCTCCATTACGATGGAGTGGAAGTTACTGGTTTCGACCAAGTTATTCGTTCAGATTTCCCATTTTCTACACAAAGCATTGATGTAACTGACGAAAAAGTTCTAGAAGATTCAATAAAAGGTTATGATGCAATTGTTAGTTGTTTACCTTATTTTTTAAACACACTTATTGTAAAAGTAGCTATTAAAACACAAGTTCACTATTTCGACTTAACAGAAGATGTTCCACATACACATTTTGTTAAAGAAAATAGTGCAAATTCAAAAACTGCTTTAGTTCCACAATGTGGACTTGCTCCTGGGCTGATAGGAATTATTGGTTCTTCTTTAATGAGGAAATTCGATAAAGTTCGTTCATTAGAACTTAGAGTTGGTGCACTTCCTAGAACTCCACATGGACTACTTGGATACTCTGTTAATTGGTCAGCTGAAGGAATAATTAACGAATATTTAAATGATGCAGAAGTAATCCGTAAAGGCGAAAAACAAATTGTGCCGTCGCTTAGCGAATTAGAAACCGTGATTATCAACGGAATAAAACTAGAAGCATTTATTACAAGTGGTGGTTGCGGGACTATGACTGAGACATATCAAGGAAAACTAGAGAGTTTGGATTACAAAACTTTGCGCTATCCTGGACATTGTAAATTAATGAATTTTATGGCAAATGAAATGCGTATGGGACAAGATAGAAACTCATTAGCAAAAGTTCTAACAGAAGCTAAACCTCAATCTACTGATGATGTTGTCTATATTTATAGTGCTGTTGAAGGTGAGCAAGAAGGAAAATTTATACGAGATACTTATGTTAGAGCTTTTCATGCGAGAGAGATTAATGGGTCAAATTGGAGGGCAATATCATGGACTACAGCATCTAGCTGCTGTGCAGTAATAGAGTTAGTGTCTAAAGCAATATTGCCACAACAAGGTTTCATACGCCAAGAAGATATATTGTATAAAGACCTTGTAGAGACAAGTTTTGGTAAACTTTTTACAGATGGTATTGCGGTATCGCATACATCGGACTGATTTGAAGATAGGTATATATGGATAAATCAATGTCATTGTGCTCAACGGACATAACTATATATAATATTATTCGTGAGATAGTTGGTCAAAAAAATATCGAAGAGTTTTCCCATGTAATATTAATACCTAATGTTGTATCTTCATTTGGTGATGAAAATGTTCCAAGGGCACATTTGTCATTTAGTTTATTTCTCACACTATATGCTGACCTGCTCCAAAGAGTTCCACATGCCAGAATTTATTTTGATCGACATTTAACAGAGGAAAGAACCATCATGTTTGATCACGGTGCCGTTAGGACTGTGTTATACGATAGGAATGGCAATTTGCCATCTGGCGAAGAATCCTTAGTAAGAATATTGCGTGCTCTAGGTTATTTTCATAACAATACTTATCCATTAGAAAAGTTAAAAATGACTGGAAGAAGCTATACTCACACTGATTTTCCAGAAGTAATTCCACAATATTTCGTAAGCGAATTCCATCCTGAACAAGTTGATGATGATAATTTTGTAAAAGCAGTTATCAATGTGATCGAAGACTCCATTGATCCACTAAGTGAACAAACAAAATCTGATCTTGAATTTTTGTCTAATAATAACTTTTTGCCAAGAGAAAAATGTGGTGAATTTTTGGCTAATATAACCTCTGCTTTTGCTCGTCAACACCCAATACCAAAATTAAGTGACTATAAAAATATTTTTAAACATTCTGCAGAAATGGCCTGGATATCAACCGAAGGTAATGCATTTAATCATGCTACAGATAGAGTAAAAATATTAAGCGATTTAGTCAATGAAGAAAACGAATTTGGGTCACCAATGAAAGAGTCTATAGAGGTCTCAAAAACTGGAAGGGTCCTCCAAACAGCATATAGAGCAGATCCAATCAATCGTTGTTTCATTGACGATTCTGGTGAAACTATCCAATTAGACGTACCTGGTTCATTTTTTGAATTTATTGAACGCCACATCGACCCTGAGACCAAAAAATTAGATTTAGCCTTTGACGCTAGTAATGCTACCGGAATTTTTAAAATGACAGAAGGTAACCATTCTTTGATTGATCCTGTTGATGAATTAGATCAGATCGAATAACAATAATATGTATCATCAGGAATATTTTTTGTTTTAACGAGTTTCTATAATTAGTTCAGTTTTGAACTATATTGGAGATTATGATGCATACAAGGATAATAAAAGTTCATACGACATTAGAGGGTGAAGGCTTTGAGGTGCAGCGTCCATTCCCAGTTGAAGGCTTAAGTCAGATTGATCCATTTTTACTTATAGATCAAATTGGCCCAAAAACGATGTTGGCAAACAATAGAATAGGAACAGACTGGCACCCCCACCGCGGGTTTGAAACAGTTTCTTATAACATACGCGGAACTAGCGACCATCTAGACACTCTTGGAAATGAAGGACATATGGAACCTGGAGATGTTCAGTGGATGACTGCTGGATCAGGTGTAATACATAAAGAAGGACCTAAAAAAGTTAATTTCAACGAGGAAAATCAAGACAAGGAAGTATTTAGCATTCAACTCTGGGTTAACTTGCCAAAAGCAAATAAGATGGATCCGCCAAAATACCAAGACATGAGAACAGATGAAATTCCATCAGTAAACATTGGCGATGTAGTAATTAAAATTATTGCGGGTAATGCGTTTGGTATTGAATCTCACACAAACACATTTACGCCTATAGTTTATGCGCATATCTCAAAAGACAAATCTTCAAAGAAGTATAATAAAGAATCATTTTTTTCAGTTATCGACCCTGACCACAATGTGATTATTCTTCCTTTGGTTGGAACAATTTCTGGAAAGCTTTATGATTCAGCAATAGGTGAGATAAAAAACTTTACGATAGCAAAAGGCCATACATTCGTCGCTAGTGGTATAGACAAAATAGAATTTGAAGAACCAGATATTACAGAAGATGGAACAGATGTATTATTGTTAACCGGAAAACCAATTGGAGAGCCAGTTGTTAGATATGGACCGTTTGTAATGAACAGTGCTGAAGAAGTTCAACAAGCATTTGAAGATTTTCGTGCTGGAAAAATGGGAGAAATCCCCGCTTAAATAAGTCACACAAGAATCAGGCAAGATGAAAAATAAAATAAGCAATGTATTTCGACAAATATTTTCATCACTACATAATCGCAACTTCCGACTCTTTTTCATAGGACAACTGATTTCAAATACAGGAAACTGGATTACCAATATTGCTTTAACTTTATTAGTACTACATTTAACTCATAGCGGTCTTGCTATTGGAATATTAGTAGCTTGTCAATACGGGCCTATTTTGTTGTTTTCCGTTTGGGCTGG is part of the Acidimicrobiia bacterium genome and encodes:
- a CDS encoding saccharopine dehydrogenase NADP-binding domain-containing protein, producing the protein MQGSIKKIAVVGLGKVGSLVASLLHYDGVEVTGFDQVIRSDFPFSTQSIDVTDEKVLEDSIKGYDAIVSCLPYFLNTLIVKVAIKTQVHYFDLTEDVPHTHFVKENSANSKTALVPQCGLAPGLIGIIGSSLMRKFDKVRSLELRVGALPRTPHGLLGYSVNWSAEGIINEYLNDAEVIRKGEKQIVPSLSELETVIINGIKLEAFITSGGCGTMTETYQGKLESLDYKTLRYPGHCKLMNFMANEMRMGQDRNSLAKVLTEAKPQSTDDVVYIYSAVEGEQEGKFIRDTYVRAFHAREINGSNWRAISWTTASSCCAVIELVSKAILPQQGFIRQEDILYKDLVETSFGKLFTDGIAVSHTSD
- a CDS encoding amino acid ABC transporter permease, encoding MIAHQLILYPRLAAGGVEGILDEFFSLRIFKKVFPEIFLEAARNTIVFTTIAFIGGLSFGLFLALMRTSKKKYLRWPSATFIDFIRGLPLLLIMIVIGLGFPILFKEYNLNFPGPLSFFNNLWPFGRDGTKYIPGALALSLVAGAYMAETIRAGIESVPRGQAEAARSLGMSNTQTMKKVVLPQAFRTIVGPLTNELALLFKDTSLVSVLGVEVGGRELTKFARDATNQLANTTPLIAAGICYLLITIPLLQLVAFFERRAKAGTR
- a CDS encoding aldehyde dehydrogenase family protein; the protein is MFKLSDKIIGTDIPNTGDISDEVFRVLDILSIKINSYGFSSSEKIDDSRINLRTPITGEVYGSISATTIDEIKEKISDAKSYYKEYAMIPAPKRGEFVRIYGNLLREYKNELGFLVSVDAGKILSEGLGEVQEMIDICDLALGQSRQLFGKVIASERPMHSMRETYLPLGVVGIVTAFNFPVAVFAWNAALAFICGDPVVFKPSDKCVVSAIAIYELAKRAAKEVGIDENVCQLVLGGIDAANTIASHVDIALLSVTGSTLAGAALSKIVNERFGKILLELGGNNAMIVTPSADIELATRAIVFSAAGTAGQRCTTLRRLIVHESIFEKLMEKVKKAYASLKIGNPLNSDTLIGPLIESNSSQAMELAIDNLSNNGQVVVGGERMFDAVYPDAYYRMPAIIKMESHIIDLDHETFAPLLSTITYCDIEEAIELNNKVPQGLSSSIFTTNIKEAELFMSPVGSDCGIVNVNIGPSGAEIGGAFGGEKQTGGGRESGSDAWKAYMRRTTNTINYSDSLPLAQGVEFI
- a CDS encoding FAD-binding oxidoreductase, whose product is MTDQNAFNELCAITGQQCIIGEDIPERYFEPWRGKIGSAIAIVFPESIEHIQKTITWAKNECYRLLPQGARTGLVDASVPSKENSENSVIVSFEKYRSNMKINVQDQRLIVDAGFLLSEVNEYLKTFGYFLPVNVSSDPMVGAMASTNIGGSSVLRHGDFRSLMKGIQVVLADVDLSVYDSLQRPIKDNSSLNFTQSFCGSFGQLGFITSVALKVFPIEKASTTYWIPLSNDENTALLVNKLESISGDLLVACEMVSSNVLKATNENYSELNSKIVIPYVKDQVDVLFVEFATTLENDDIKNKGEEILAKLVELGLVDDALNLDSSKTWEIRHSFSESVRNFSRKLITCDISTTKDKFFKLRTSIHKEISKIYPDLVICDFGHVGDGGIHMNIAIPKSLSDVDFSDEDVKKIRRVVNDLTNFYGGSFSAEHGLGALNSDYYHEYIPKVDKLLTRSLKIFCDPENILGHSSIDFITGE
- a CDS encoding transporter substrate-binding domain-containing protein, with the protein product MKKILTIISLTIVCTLVFTACSKKEEKKTTEGLSTVEAGKLTICSDIPYAPFEFLDGKDVVGIDADLISAIAKDNSLEAKFVDTDFDSIFAQLKAGKCDVVASSVSITDERKMSNDFSDSYFTITQSLLVNNKDTETLTDLDKLSGKVIGVQSETTGADFAKESSEKDGYTVKEFTGADELLSALRAGSIDGVIQDYPINAYESTTNGSATVTKKFEGDEGYGFVISKDNPELTKAINVSLKKLKSNDTYDKIVAKYLGTN